A stretch of Gemmatimonadota bacterium DNA encodes these proteins:
- a CDS encoding MarR family transcriptional regulator, with product MTVAVLDPETRLQGDDHEALRLWLRLFTCTTMVERTIDQMLKREFGSSLARFDVLAQLDRAPEGLRMGELSAATLTTNGNVTWLVAALEGEGHVTRRTAPDDRRATVVRLTANGRRHFEAMARQHEATVAHLFGTLTATERKAMHTLLGSVKQHLRLERTA from the coding sequence ATGACCGTGGCGGTCCTCGACCCGGAGACGCGCCTGCAGGGCGACGACCACGAGGCGCTGCGCCTCTGGTTGCGCCTCTTCACCTGCACGACCATGGTGGAGCGGACGATCGACCAGATGCTCAAGCGCGAGTTCGGCTCGTCGCTCGCGCGCTTCGACGTCCTCGCGCAGCTCGATCGCGCGCCGGAGGGCCTGCGCATGGGCGAGCTCTCGGCGGCGACGCTCACGACCAACGGCAACGTCACCTGGCTCGTCGCGGCGCTCGAGGGCGAGGGGCACGTCACGCGACGCACCGCGCCCGACGACCGGCGCGCGACGGTGGTGCGCCTCACCGCCAACGGCCGACGGCATTTCGAGGCGATGGCCCGGCAGCACGAGGCCACCGTCGCGCATCTGTTCGGGACGCTGACCGCCACCGAGCGGAAGGCGATGCACACCCTGCTGGGTTCCGTGAAGCAGCATCTCAGACTGGAGAGGACCGCCTGA
- a CDS encoding HNH endonuclease, with product MATSKRGSGRRRGGAARRGKGGGAASRQPQLTSQPTGRTAYVETRRWLLERHGPVCAYCERTVAERTITLDHVTPRRGQTAYDRRDNLVLCCKACNAAKADTPILAFLLRNRARVVALFKYGQHLSHQLVEMVKDLIPPDEWPAIPPPHSAKHPRRKSSRELFGDDDGPSPYLD from the coding sequence ATGGCCACCTCCAAGCGGGGCAGCGGTCGGCGCCGTGGTGGCGCTGCGCGGCGCGGGAAGGGCGGGGGGGCGGCGAGTCGCCAGCCGCAGCTCACGTCGCAGCCGACGGGGCGCACGGCGTACGTCGAGACGCGGCGATGGCTGCTCGAGCGCCATGGCCCGGTCTGCGCCTACTGCGAGCGCACCGTCGCCGAGCGCACCATCACGCTCGACCATGTGACGCCGCGCCGCGGGCAGACCGCGTACGACCGGCGCGACAACCTCGTGCTCTGCTGCAAGGCGTGCAACGCCGCCAAGGCCGACACGCCGATCCTCGCCTTCCTGCTCCGCAACCGGGCGCGCGTGGTCGCGCTGTTCAAGTATGGGCAGCACCTGAGCCATCAGCTGGTCGAGATGGTGAAGGACCTCATCCCGCCCGACGAGTGGCCCGCGATCCCGCCGCCGCACTCGGCCAAGCATCCGCGCCGCAAGTCGTCGCGCGAGTTGTTCGGCGACGACGACGGCCCGTCGCCCTACCTCGACTGA
- a CDS encoding enoyl-CoA hydratase family protein, whose amino-acid sequence MPTDPMTAMRRPMAGRTPAHFDWTTTEDGRVGIITLTRPERKNPLTFDSYAELRDLFRDLPYATDVRAIVLTGAGGNFCSGGDVFEIIEPLTRMAVPELLAFTRMTGDLVKAMRQCPQPIIAAVDGVAAGAGAILAMASDLRLATPRTRTAFLFTRVGLAGCDMGACAMLPRIIGQGRAAELLYTGRSMDAAEAERWGFYNAVVEPDALLAEATRRAGDLANGPAFAHAMTKRMLEQEWSVSVEQAIEMEAQAQALCMGTQDFRRAFEAFAAKRTPSFEGN is encoded by the coding sequence ATGCCCACCGACCCGATGACCGCGATGCGCCGCCCGATGGCGGGCCGCACGCCGGCGCACTTCGACTGGACCACCACCGAGGACGGACGCGTGGGCATCATCACGCTCACGCGCCCCGAGCGGAAGAACCCGCTCACCTTCGACTCGTACGCCGAGCTGCGCGACCTCTTCCGCGATCTGCCCTATGCCACCGACGTGCGCGCGATCGTGCTCACCGGCGCGGGGGGCAACTTCTGCTCGGGCGGCGACGTCTTCGAGATCATCGAGCCCCTCACGCGGATGGCGGTGCCGGAACTGCTCGCGTTCACGCGGATGACCGGCGACCTCGTGAAGGCGATGCGCCAGTGCCCGCAGCCGATCATCGCGGCGGTGGACGGCGTCGCGGCCGGCGCAGGGGCGATCCTCGCGATGGCCTCGGACCTGCGCCTCGCCACGCCGCGCACCCGCACGGCCTTCCTCTTCACGCGCGTGGGGCTCGCCGGATGCGACATGGGCGCCTGCGCCATGCTCCCGCGGATCATCGGCCAGGGACGCGCGGCCGAGCTGCTCTACACCGGCCGTTCGATGGACGCCGCCGAGGCCGAGCGGTGGGGCTTCTACAACGCGGTCGTCGAACCCGACGCGCTGCTCGCCGAGGCGACGCGGCGCGCCGGCGACCTCGCCAACGGCCCCGCCTTCGCGCACGCCATGACCAAGCGGATGCTCGAGCAGGAATGGAGCGTCTCCGTCGAACAGGCGATCGAGATGGAGGCCCAGGCGCAGGCCCTCTGCATGGGCACGCAGGACTTCCGGCGCGCCTTCGAGGCCTTCGCCGCCAAGCGGACCCCGTCGTTCGAGGGCAACTGA
- a CDS encoding RidA family protein, with product MSIRTVHTAAAPEPAGHYSQATVHQGVVYVSGMLPLDPVTRAVVPGGMEEQLVRTLENIRAVLEAAGSDFAHALRLTVYIPDISLWGAVNATYARVMGDARPARAVIPTRELKPGVLVEIDCVAAVRE from the coding sequence ATGTCCATCCGCACCGTGCACACCGCGGCCGCGCCGGAACCGGCCGGCCACTACTCGCAGGCGACCGTGCACCAGGGCGTCGTGTACGTGAGCGGGATGCTCCCGCTCGACCCGGTGACCCGCGCCGTGGTCCCCGGCGGCATGGAGGAGCAGCTCGTGCGCACGCTGGAGAACATCCGGGCCGTGCTCGAGGCCGCCGGCTCCGACTTCGCCCACGCGTTGCGCCTCACGGTCTACATCCCCGACATCTCGCTCTGGGGCGCGGTGAACGCGACCTACGCGCGCGTGATGGGCGACGCCCGCCCGGCGCGCGCGGTGATCCCCACGCGCGAGCTCAAGCCGGGGGTGCTCGTGGAGATCGACTGCGTCGCCGCGGTCCGTGAGTGA
- a CDS encoding AMP-binding protein, whose amino-acid sequence MHASLLPSAHLDLWPRQQLPPLAEWPVMRAEPPYVYPPRLNAVTRLLDDAIAEGHGDRIALVVADGHGGWEHVTYGELLHQVDALAQVLVQDLGLVPGNRVLLRGFNGRWMAAAWLATLKAGLVAVTTMPLLRAKELGVIIERAQVSAALCDVRLVDELRQAVHGPLRADAIRCWGHRGEDSLEWRTAERAAPFGAVATSSDDVCLIAFTSGTTGVPKGCMHFHRDVLAMSDGFASQVLGLRADDRCIGTPPLAFTFGLGGLLTFPLAARASTVLVEKATPDSLLEAIAATQATVSWTAPTFYRAMALAMQKEPARFVTRSLRASVSAGEALPDATRTLWRETTGIEMLDGIGATEMIHIFIAAAGAEVRPGAIGRAVPGYEVAILDEALRPLPVGEVGRLAVRGPTGCRYMDDPRQRDYVQGGWNLTGDAATMDADGYVFFKARTDDLILSSGYNIGAPEVEAAVLQHPDVAECAVVGVPDADRGQAVKAFVVLKPGATGDAALVHGIQDFVKATIAPYKYPRVVEFVAALPKTDTGKLQRFRLKETT is encoded by the coding sequence ATGCACGCGTCCCTCCTGCCGAGTGCGCATCTCGACCTCTGGCCGCGCCAGCAGCTCCCGCCGCTCGCCGAGTGGCCGGTCATGCGCGCCGAACCGCCGTACGTCTATCCGCCGCGGCTCAACGCCGTGACCCGCCTGCTCGACGACGCGATCGCCGAAGGCCATGGCGACCGCATCGCGCTCGTCGTGGCCGACGGGCACGGCGGATGGGAGCACGTGACGTACGGCGAGTTGCTGCATCAGGTGGACGCGCTCGCGCAGGTGCTGGTGCAGGACCTCGGCCTCGTCCCGGGCAACCGCGTGCTGCTCCGCGGCTTCAACGGCCGCTGGATGGCCGCGGCCTGGCTCGCGACGCTCAAGGCCGGGCTCGTCGCGGTGACCACCATGCCGCTCCTGCGGGCCAAGGAGCTCGGCGTGATCATCGAGCGCGCACAGGTCTCGGCGGCGCTCTGCGACGTGCGCCTCGTGGACGAGCTCCGGCAGGCGGTGCACGGCCCGCTCCGCGCCGACGCGATCCGCTGCTGGGGGCATCGCGGCGAGGACTCCCTCGAATGGCGCACCGCCGAGCGCGCGGCGCCGTTCGGGGCCGTGGCGACGTCGAGCGATGACGTCTGCCTGATCGCGTTCACGTCGGGGACCACCGGCGTCCCCAAGGGATGCATGCACTTCCACCGCGACGTGCTGGCGATGAGCGACGGCTTCGCGTCGCAGGTGCTCGGCCTGCGCGCCGACGACCGGTGCATCGGGACGCCCCCGCTCGCGTTCACCTTCGGGCTCGGCGGCCTGCTCACCTTCCCGCTCGCGGCACGCGCGAGCACGGTGCTCGTGGAGAAGGCGACGCCCGACTCGCTCCTCGAGGCGATCGCGGCGACGCAGGCGACGGTGAGCTGGACCGCCCCCACCTTCTATCGCGCGATGGCGCTCGCCATGCAGAAGGAGCCTGCGCGCTTCGTCACGCGCTCGCTGCGCGCGTCGGTCTCGGCCGGCGAGGCGCTGCCCGATGCGACGCGCACGCTCTGGCGCGAGACCACGGGGATCGAGATGCTCGACGGGATCGGGGCGACGGAGATGATCCACATCTTCATCGCCGCCGCCGGGGCGGAGGTGCGACCGGGGGCGATCGGACGCGCGGTGCCCGGCTACGAGGTCGCGATCCTCGACGAGGCGCTGCGCCCGTTGCCGGTGGGCGAGGTCGGGCGCCTCGCGGTGCGTGGTCCCACCGGCTGCCGCTACATGGACGACCCGCGTCAGCGCGACTACGTCCAGGGCGGATGGAACCTGACCGGTGATGCCGCGACTATGGACGCCGATGGATACGTCTTCTTCAAGGCGCGCACCGACGACCTCATCCTCTCGTCCGGTTACAACATCGGCGCACCGGAGGTCGAGGCGGCGGTGCTGCAGCACCCCGACGTCGCGGAGTGCGCGGTGGTCGGCGTGCCCGATGCGGACCGCGGGCAGGCCGTGAAGGCGTTCGTCGTGCTCAAGCCCGGTGCGACGGGCGACGCCGCGCTGGTGCACGGCATCCAGGACTTCGTGAAGGCGACGATCGCGCCGTACAAGTATCCCCGCGTGGTGGAGTTCGTCGCCGCGCTCCCCAAGACCGACACCGGGAAGCTCCAACGCTTCCGGCTCAAGGAGACGACATGA
- a CDS encoding acyl-CoA dehydrogenase family protein encodes MAATATPAHLRWPFFDDAHRDLAAAATRWSHAQHIAHTDTDAACRVWVRALGDAGFLRYTVPKAWGGELDALDSRALCVLREALAAHDGLADFAFAMQGLGSGAITLGGSDAMRRHWLPRVAAGEAIAAFALSEPEAGSDAGALSCRAERVAGGWRLNGVKTWISNGGIADFYCIFARSDAALSGSKGISGFVVPATTPGLDASARIEVMSPHPLATLTLTDCVVPDDHLLGEAGAGFALAMRTLDIFRTSVAAAAVGFARRAMSETLAHAQARGMFGATLGAQPLAQAIIGDMATDLDAAALLTYRAAWQRDTQDGRTTGVAAMAKLGATELAQRVIDHAVQLHGGRGVRVGEVVERLYRDIRALRIYEGATEVQRLLVGREALKAAKDAAATA; translated from the coding sequence ATGGCCGCCACCGCCACGCCCGCGCACCTGCGCTGGCCCTTCTTCGACGACGCCCATCGCGACCTCGCGGCCGCGGCGACGCGCTGGTCGCACGCGCAGCACATCGCGCACACCGACACCGATGCCGCCTGCCGCGTCTGGGTGCGCGCCCTCGGCGACGCGGGCTTCCTCCGCTACACCGTCCCCAAGGCGTGGGGCGGCGAACTCGACGCCCTCGACTCCCGCGCCCTCTGCGTGCTGCGCGAGGCGCTCGCGGCGCACGACGGCCTCGCCGACTTCGCCTTCGCCATGCAGGGACTCGGCTCCGGCGCCATCACGCTGGGCGGGAGCGACGCCATGCGCCGGCATTGGCTCCCGCGCGTCGCCGCCGGCGAGGCGATCGCCGCGTTCGCGCTCTCCGAGCCGGAGGCGGGCTCCGACGCCGGCGCACTGAGCTGCCGCGCCGAGCGCGTGGCCGGCGGATGGCGACTGAACGGCGTGAAGACCTGGATCTCCAACGGCGGCATCGCCGACTTCTACTGCATCTTCGCGCGCAGCGACGCCGCGCTCAGCGGCTCCAAGGGGATCAGCGGCTTCGTCGTGCCGGCCACCACGCCGGGACTCGACGCGAGCGCGCGGATCGAGGTCATGTCGCCGCATCCGCTCGCGACGCTCACGCTCACCGACTGCGTCGTCCCCGACGACCACCTGCTCGGCGAGGCCGGCGCCGGCTTCGCGCTCGCCATGCGGACGCTCGACATCTTCCGCACGTCGGTGGCCGCGGCCGCGGTGGGCTTCGCGCGGCGCGCGATGTCCGAGACGCTCGCGCACGCGCAGGCGCGCGGGATGTTCGGCGCGACGCTCGGCGCGCAGCCGCTCGCCCAGGCGATCATCGGCGACATGGCGACCGACCTCGATGCCGCCGCCCTGCTCACCTACCGCGCGGCCTGGCAGCGCGACACGCAGGACGGCCGCACCACCGGCGTCGCGGCGATGGCCAAGCTCGGCGCCACCGAGCTCGCGCAGCGGGTGATCGATCACGCGGTCCAGCTGCACGGTGGACGCGGCGTGCGCGTGGGCGAGGTGGTCGAACGCCTCTATCGCGACATCCGCGCCCTGCGGATCTACGAGGGCGCCACCGAAGTGCAGCGGCTGCTCGTCGGCCGTGAGGCCCTCAAGGCGGCGAAGGACGCCGCCGCCACCGCCTGA
- a CDS encoding RidA family protein, producing MTQRTLQPDGWPRPRGYANGVSAAGRLIFVAGQVGWDAQQRIVPGGFVAQARQALENIVAVLACDGARAEHLVRLTWYVTSKAEYLAAGPALGAAYREVLGKHFPAMSAVEVTALMEPGAVVEIEATAVVP from the coding sequence ATGACCCAGCGCACGCTGCAACCCGACGGGTGGCCCCGGCCGCGCGGCTACGCCAACGGCGTGAGCGCCGCGGGACGGTTGATCTTCGTCGCCGGTCAGGTGGGGTGGGACGCGCAGCAGCGGATCGTGCCCGGCGGCTTCGTCGCGCAGGCGCGGCAGGCCCTCGAGAACATCGTCGCGGTGCTGGCGTGCGATGGCGCGCGCGCCGAGCATCTCGTGCGGCTCACCTGGTACGTCACGAGCAAGGCCGAGTATCTCGCCGCCGGCCCCGCGCTCGGCGCGGCGTATCGCGAGGTGCTGGGGAAGCACTTCCCGGCGATGAGCGCGGTGGAGGTGACGGCGTTGATGGAGCCGGGCGCGGTGGTGGAGATCGAGGCGACGGCCGTCGTGCCCTGA
- a CDS encoding SDR family oxidoreductase: MKPMQGQHALVTGANRGIGAAIVRRLAKAGADVTLLVRTPANAMALVHEVQAMGVRAGVVGADVTDAAALRLAIAEAEAALGPVQALVNNAGTAETMPFLKSDDALFQRMLAVHLFAPLHAIQTVLPGMVARGGGRIVNVASIAGLAGGPYITAYSAAKHAEMGLTRALAIEFAPKGVKVNAVCPGYVDTDMVRDAVAKLVAKTQLTAEQALATIIRDSGQKRLATVDEVAAAVLHYAVPDCAVTGEHTMVMGELA; encoded by the coding sequence GTGAAGCCGATGCAAGGACAGCATGCCCTCGTCACGGGCGCCAATCGCGGGATCGGCGCGGCGATCGTCCGGCGACTCGCCAAGGCAGGCGCCGACGTCACGCTCCTCGTGCGCACGCCGGCGAATGCGATGGCGCTCGTGCACGAGGTGCAGGCGATGGGCGTCCGCGCCGGCGTGGTCGGGGCGGACGTGACCGATGCCGCCGCGCTGCGGCTCGCGATCGCCGAGGCCGAGGCGGCGCTCGGGCCGGTGCAGGCGCTGGTGAACAACGCCGGCACCGCCGAGACGATGCCGTTCCTCAAGAGCGACGACGCGCTCTTCCAGCGGATGCTCGCCGTGCACCTCTTCGCGCCCCTGCACGCGATCCAGACGGTGCTCCCCGGGATGGTCGCGCGCGGCGGCGGACGGATCGTGAACGTCGCGAGCATCGCCGGCCTCGCCGGCGGGCCGTACATCACGGCCTACAGCGCGGCGAAGCACGCCGAGATGGGCCTCACGCGCGCACTGGCGATCGAGTTCGCGCCCAAGGGCGTGAAGGTCAACGCCGTCTGCCCCGGCTATGTGGACACCGACATGGTGCGCGACGCGGTCGCGAAGCTCGTCGCGAAGACGCAGCTCACCGCCGAGCAGGCGCTCGCGACGATCATCCGCGACTCGGGGCAGAAGCGGCTCGCCACGGTGGACGAGGTCGCCGCGGCGGTGCTGCACTACGCGGTACCCGACTGCGCCGTCACGGGCGAGCACACGATGGTGATGGGCGAACTCGCATGA